A window of the Streptomyces formicae genome harbors these coding sequences:
- a CDS encoding family 2B encapsulin nanocompartment shell protein — translation MSVGSVGSVGSDGPVGDEVREGGRDTALPQQSLGTAAARNLATTTKSAPQMQEITSRWLLRMLPWVQVQGGAYRVNRRLSYSVGDGRVTFVQTGGQVQVIPAELGELPSLRGFGDEAVLAELAQRCRQVEFAPGDVLAAKGEPADRVFLLAHGRVEQIGTGPYGDEAVLGVLADGAHFGDRSLVDGDAVWEWTARAATACIALELTRQDVLTLADRAESLGVHLLSLLSLPHQRTNKYGEAAIDLSAGHVGEAVVPHTYVDYEAAPREYELSVAQTVLKVHSRVADLYNQPMNQTEQQLRLTVEALRERQEDELINNREFGLLANCDYGQRLQPHDGAPGPDDMDELLSRRRGSKLFLAHPRAIAAFGRECSKRGIYPDTVDIGGHRIPAWRGVPIFPCNKIPVSDARTTSILCMRTGEDDQGVVGLRQSGIPDEIEPSLSVRFMGIDEQAIISYLVTAYYSAAILVPDALGVLENVEVSRWR, via the coding sequence ATGTCGGTTGGTTCGGTTGGTTCGGTCGGTTCGGATGGTCCGGTCGGTGACGAGGTGCGCGAGGGCGGACGGGACACGGCGCTGCCGCAGCAGAGTCTCGGTACGGCCGCCGCGCGGAACCTGGCGACCACCACCAAGTCCGCGCCGCAGATGCAGGAGATCACCTCCAGGTGGCTGCTGCGGATGCTGCCCTGGGTCCAGGTCCAGGGCGGTGCCTACCGGGTGAACCGCCGGCTCAGCTATTCGGTGGGCGACGGGCGCGTCACCTTCGTCCAGACCGGAGGCCAAGTCCAGGTCATCCCCGCCGAGCTCGGGGAGCTGCCGTCCCTGCGCGGATTCGGCGACGAGGCCGTCCTGGCCGAACTGGCCCAGCGCTGCCGCCAGGTGGAGTTCGCCCCCGGCGACGTGCTCGCCGCCAAGGGGGAGCCGGCCGACCGGGTCTTCCTCCTCGCGCACGGCCGCGTGGAACAGATCGGCACGGGTCCGTACGGGGACGAGGCGGTGCTCGGAGTCCTCGCCGACGGGGCGCACTTCGGCGACCGGTCCCTCGTCGACGGCGACGCCGTGTGGGAGTGGACGGCGCGGGCGGCCACCGCCTGCATCGCGCTGGAGCTGACCCGGCAGGACGTGCTCACCCTCGCCGACCGCGCCGAGTCGCTCGGTGTCCATCTCCTCTCGCTGCTGTCGCTGCCGCACCAGCGGACCAACAAGTACGGCGAGGCCGCCATCGACCTGTCCGCGGGTCACGTCGGCGAAGCCGTCGTCCCGCACACCTACGTGGACTACGAGGCGGCCCCCCGCGAGTACGAACTGAGCGTCGCCCAGACCGTGCTGAAGGTCCACAGCCGGGTGGCCGACCTCTACAACCAGCCGATGAACCAGACCGAGCAGCAGTTGCGGCTGACCGTCGAGGCCCTGCGCGAGCGCCAGGAGGACGAGCTCATCAACAACCGGGAGTTCGGGCTCCTGGCCAACTGCGACTACGGGCAGCGGCTCCAGCCGCACGACGGCGCGCCCGGACCGGACGACATGGACGAGCTGCTGTCCCGGCGGCGCGGCTCCAAGCTGTTCCTGGCCCATCCGCGCGCCATCGCGGCCTTCGGCCGCGAGTGCAGCAAGCGCGGGATCTACCCGGACACGGTGGACATCGGCGGCCACCGGATCCCCGCCTGGCGCGGAGTCCCCATCTTCCCGTGCAACAAGATCCCGGTCTCCGACGCAAGGACCACCTCGATCCTGTGCATGCGCACGGGCGAGGACGACCAGGGCGTCGTCGGCCTGCGGCAGAGCGGCATCCCCGACGAGATCGAGCCCAGCCTCTCGGTCCGCTTCATGGGCATCGACGAGCAGGCGATCATCTCGTACCTGGTCACGGCCTACTACTCGGCGGCGATCCTCGTCCCCGACGCCCTCGGCGTACTGGAGAACGTCGAGGTCAGCCGCTGGCGCTGA
- a CDS encoding family 2 encapsulin nanocompartment cargo protein polyprenyl transferase: protein MTSTDAATDGHEAAVLLERTRTAVNPRLRDTVESLPGSIRRVAMYHFGWEHADGTPAAGSAGKAIRPALVLAATRALGGDPPQAVRAAAAVELAHNFTLLHDDVIDEDPTRRHRPTAWTVFGTPDAIVAGDAMLALALRLLAEDRHPASAAASARLAACVIELCAGQQADCAFERRGPQEVTLDECLAMATAKTGALLGCACALGALYAGAGEETAAAMDAFGREAGLAFQLIDDLIGIWGDPQRTGKPAGADLAAYKKSLPVVAALNSGTAAGAELAELYRRPMDPQAVRRAADAVDRAGGRDWAQLQAADRMSRAVQQLSRAVPDLAAAGDLLSLAEFVTRRTR, encoded by the coding sequence ATGACCAGCACGGACGCCGCCACCGACGGCCACGAGGCCGCCGTACTCCTGGAGCGCACCCGCACGGCGGTGAACCCGCGGCTGCGCGACACCGTCGAGTCGCTGCCCGGTTCCATACGCCGCGTGGCGATGTACCACTTCGGCTGGGAGCACGCCGACGGCACCCCGGCCGCCGGCTCGGCCGGAAAGGCGATCAGACCCGCCCTCGTGCTCGCCGCCACGAGAGCGCTGGGCGGGGATCCGCCCCAGGCCGTGCGCGCCGCGGCGGCCGTCGAGCTCGCGCACAACTTCACCCTGCTCCACGACGACGTGATCGACGAGGACCCGACCCGCCGCCACCGGCCCACCGCCTGGACCGTGTTCGGCACCCCCGACGCCATCGTCGCGGGCGACGCGATGCTCGCGCTCGCCCTGCGGCTGCTCGCCGAGGACCGTCACCCGGCGTCCGCCGCCGCCTCCGCCCGGCTCGCCGCCTGCGTCATCGAGCTCTGCGCCGGACAGCAGGCGGACTGCGCCTTCGAGCGGCGCGGACCGCAGGAGGTCACGCTCGACGAGTGCCTCGCCATGGCCACCGCGAAGACCGGGGCGCTGCTGGGCTGCGCCTGCGCCCTCGGCGCGCTGTACGCGGGAGCGGGCGAGGAGACGGCCGCCGCGATGGACGCCTTCGGACGGGAGGCGGGGCTGGCCTTCCAGCTCATCGACGACCTGATCGGCATCTGGGGCGATCCGCAGCGCACGGGCAAACCGGCCGGCGCCGATCTGGCCGCGTACAAGAAGTCCCTTCCGGTGGTCGCGGCGCTGAACTCGGGCACCGCGGCGGGCGCGGAGCTGGCCGAGCTGTACAGACGGCCCATGGACCCGCAGGCGGTCCGGCGCGCCGCCGACGCCGTGGACCGCGCGGGCGGCCGGGACTGGGCGCAGCTCCAGGCGGCGGACCGGATGTCCCGGGCCGTCCAGCAGCTGTCCCGGGCGGTGCCGGACCTGGCGGCGGCCGGGGACCTGCTGTCCCTTGCGGAGTTCGTCACACGCCGCACCCGCTGA
- a CDS encoding GNAT family N-acetyltransferase, protein MSVRIRQAGQADRGAVARLLDEAFRNDPVSSWVFPDEDHRRRVHGVFMGVFTDIALTEGRIDMTEDGTAAALWLDIPAGLPDEEDDTPARMREIADPDNERAELVGRLTGAVHPHDRAHAYLLLIAVSPEHQGQGLGTALIAPVLERCDREGVPAYLEASSARSRGLYERLGFAFTGRTVDLPDGPHMWPMWREPAGPGDGS, encoded by the coding sequence ATGAGCGTACGCATTCGGCAGGCGGGGCAGGCGGACCGCGGGGCGGTGGCGCGGCTGCTCGACGAGGCGTTCCGGAACGACCCGGTGAGCAGCTGGGTCTTCCCCGACGAGGACCACCGGCGCAGGGTGCACGGAGTCTTCATGGGCGTCTTCACCGACATCGCGCTCACCGAAGGCCGGATCGACATGACCGAGGACGGGACGGCCGCGGCGCTCTGGCTCGACATCCCCGCCGGGCTGCCCGACGAGGAGGACGACACCCCCGCCCGGATGCGGGAGATCGCCGACCCGGACAACGAACGGGCCGAGCTCGTCGGCCGGCTGACCGGTGCGGTCCACCCGCACGACCGCGCGCACGCCTATCTGCTGCTCATCGCCGTCTCCCCGGAGCACCAGGGCCAGGGCCTCGGCACCGCGCTGATCGCCCCGGTGCTGGAGCGCTGCGACCGCGAGGGCGTGCCCGCCTATCTGGAGGCCAGCAGCGCCCGCAGCCGCGGGCTGTACGAGCGGCTCGGCTTCGCCTTCACGGGCCGTACGGTCGATCTTCCCGACGGCCCGCACATGTGGCCGATGTGGCGCGAGCCCGCGGGCCCGGGGGACGGCTCCTGA
- a CDS encoding dihydrofolate reductase family protein — MRQLTYFIACSIDGFIGDPNGDASSMFGFAAEEYLEFLKAEYPETIPAQGRAALGLQDAANKHFDTLIQGRVSYQLALDIGVTSPYGQLREYVASRTLEKSPDPNVELISDDLVGRVRALKAEDSGLGIYLCGGSQLAGELMGEIDELVIKTYPQVYGAGMPMFGADFAVTDFTLDWVRTFDSGVLVRKYTRKR, encoded by the coding sequence GTGCGTCAGCTCACCTATTTCATCGCCTGCTCGATCGACGGCTTCATCGGCGACCCGAACGGCGACGCGTCGTCCATGTTCGGCTTCGCGGCCGAGGAGTACCTGGAGTTCCTGAAGGCCGAGTACCCCGAGACCATCCCGGCCCAGGGCCGCGCGGCGCTGGGGCTTCAGGACGCGGCGAACAAGCACTTCGACACGCTGATCCAGGGACGGGTCAGCTACCAGCTGGCGCTGGACATCGGCGTCACCAGCCCGTACGGACAACTGCGCGAGTACGTCGCCTCGCGGACCCTCGAGAAGTCCCCCGATCCGAACGTCGAGCTCATCTCCGACGACCTGGTCGGCCGGGTCCGTGCGCTCAAGGCCGAGGACAGCGGCCTCGGCATCTACCTCTGCGGCGGCTCGCAGCTCGCCGGTGAGCTCATGGGCGAGATCGACGAGCTGGTGATCAAGACGTACCCGCAGGTGTACGGCGCGGGCATGCCGATGTTCGGCGCGGACTTCGCGGTCACGGACTTCACGCTGGACTGGGTGCGCACGTTCGACAGCGGCGTGCTCGTACGGAAGTACACCCGGAAGCGTTAG
- a CDS encoding DUF6304 family protein: MSSESTEVWTGWYRDRRGAESIAITVSVTTQGREVRTRIRGNEYEGPGFAALCAADSGEALSGCVLEWDLPLPVALDGLEHQATLSCLLSVGDHGAHGPADRRPDRIDLSLTLHFGGAAYESGIAGGDFDEALGRIRRQLPEGAEFGRRLLASA, encoded by the coding sequence ATGTCATCGGAGTCGACGGAAGTCTGGACCGGCTGGTACCGGGACCGCCGGGGTGCGGAATCGATCGCCATCACGGTCTCGGTCACCACGCAGGGGCGGGAAGTGCGCACCCGCATCAGGGGAAACGAGTACGAGGGACCGGGATTCGCCGCACTGTGCGCGGCGGACTCGGGCGAGGCCCTCTCCGGCTGCGTACTGGAATGGGATCTGCCGCTGCCCGTCGCCCTCGACGGGCTGGAGCACCAGGCGACGCTCAGCTGCCTGCTGTCCGTCGGTGACCACGGTGCGCACGGTCCGGCGGACCGCCGCCCCGACCGCATTGATCTGAGCCTGACCCTCCACTTCGGCGGGGCAGCGTACGAGTCCGGGATCGCCGGCGGCGACTTCGACGAGGCGCTCGGCCGCATCCGGCGCCAGCTGCCGGAGGGCGCGGAATTCGGACGGAGGCTGCTGGCCAGCGCCTGA
- the snpA gene encoding snapalysin — protein MRRPKALVSAALGLGLAAALTAAVPAAAVPTADPSSPAPSSAVAYAGSAEDAKATRAFFDAVVKSVAEKRAKNPGAQAVTVVYSASGAPSFRSQIAASTQIWNGSVSNVQLQEGSSPDFQYYEGNDPRGSYASTDGHGRGYIFLDYQQNQQYNSTRVTAHETGHVLGLPDHYSGPCSELMSGGGPGTSCQNANPDAAERARVDQLWANGLAAALAKVS, from the coding sequence ATGCGACGTCCCAAGGCGTTAGTCTCCGCCGCCCTCGGTCTCGGCCTCGCCGCGGCCCTGACCGCCGCCGTCCCCGCGGCCGCCGTCCCCACGGCCGATCCCTCGTCACCGGCGCCCAGTTCGGCCGTGGCCTACGCCGGCTCGGCGGAGGACGCGAAGGCGACGAGGGCCTTCTTCGACGCCGTCGTGAAGTCGGTCGCCGAGAAGCGCGCCAAGAACCCCGGCGCGCAGGCCGTCACCGTCGTCTACAGCGCGAGCGGCGCGCCCAGCTTCCGTTCCCAGATAGCGGCCAGCACCCAGATATGGAACGGCTCGGTCTCCAACGTCCAGCTGCAGGAGGGCAGCAGCCCCGACTTCCAGTACTACGAGGGCAACGACCCGCGCGGCTCGTACGCCAGCACCGACGGGCACGGCCGCGGCTACATCTTCCTCGACTACCAGCAGAACCAGCAGTACAACTCCACCCGCGTCACTGCCCACGAGACCGGCCACGTGCTCGGGCTGCCCGACCACTACTCCGGCCCGTGCAGCGAGCTGATGTCGGGCGGCGGGCCCGGAACGTCCTGTCAGAACGCCAACCCGGACGCGGCCGAGCGGGCCCGCGTCGACCAGCTGTGGGCAAACGGCCTCGCCGCCGCCCTCGCGAAGGTCTCCTGA